The DNA window tatcctaaacagaacacacacatacacctctagtttgtcCCTTAAATACAACCGCACATGGCGGAGAGAACTTTAATGCCGCTTCACGTgatcctttgtttctgaccacgtgggttcatgctcgtgcacatGAGACACAATCCTTTTGGCacgcacccagacctgcgcacacacacacaccctttgttctgtagtttagtgtatttagagtttgacttcatattgtgtgtttttgctttgtttatctttttaaataaatgcttatgtataattatgctggtttctttactgttgcacaagagtgagtaatttgccaacctctgctattttgaactccaaatccttcaacctactagctattaatgataattatggttatagttattaattgaattattaatctgagttccaaagtgatagtttagtgtattttatgagactctgTCAATTAACTGGCTATCAATTCTCTTCTTTAAGCAGAGTGTTGCCCTCAAGGActtaattataaataatttataattattgAATAATCTTTGATAATTCACAAGTCGGTGCCCCCCTTTAACTGTTGTAAGTCACAATACcaataaaggttaaaaagagGTGGACTGAGAGAATCGCCCATGGTTAAACAATAGCTGGGCTAATGAGATGAAGAGAATCTGTTGAGGAAAACTAGGCTCACAGTTCACTGTAATATATACAAAGAAGCCATGACTGTCTATAACAAAGCAATATGCCTGGCAAGAAAGGATTACTTTTCCAACATTATTACAGAGAATGCTGGAAACCCTAGAATATTATTCTCCACTATTGACCAGCCTCTTATCCAGGCCTATAGAGGTCTTGTGGAGAGCTTCCTTATCAGAGGTATCACTGTGTGGTATGGTAACACCAAACTAAGGGAGAGGAAGGCCCTACAGAGGACTATCAGAACTGCAGAGAGGATCATAGGAACACAGCTCCCCTCCATGGACACTTGTCACTTGAGACACTTGAGACCCACATCACCTTGGACACTCTGTTTCGGTGGAGAAGCTCCAGGAAGCGGTTTCACAACAGTTTCTTACCAATGGCTATTAGACTATTGCGAAAGACATTCAAGCTGGTACCTGCTGAAATACCCTCTGAAACTGTGATAACAGACTGATAGCAGCAGCCCCCCCCAGCATaaaccacaaactgtcatttttacatttctgtttgtgtaaactgatgttggtaggtgtatttttgaatagAGCAGCAGAGAATCAAGAATCTATGGTAAGTGTTGAGATTTTAACATGTAGTAGACATGAAGTCAAAACCAGATTCATACCGATGACCATCCTGTGTTTGGGGATCCCGGCGTTGACCTCGTCCTGAATAATGGACCCTAAGGTGCTGCACATGGCGTCTATGGACTCTAGGTGCTCTGGGCAGTCTCGTGAGATCTTGTAACGGTCAAACCAGACAGTAGACAGAGCCCCTCGCATGGGTGTGTATGGCCTGATGGCATCAAGATGAGAGTCAGTGGTCAGCTACATGGATGCAGCTACATTACAGACAAACCTATTTCATTAATCCATTAAAAGTAAGTGCTATGTGGCATGTTTTCACTCTACAAAAATGGGAAAAACCAACACAATGAACACTTGTATACCCTGGATAGAAGTGTTCCTACTTCTTAGACTTTCACCAGTAAATATTAGAGGAACATCGGACATCACTGCTGTTTGCTTTCTCAGTCACAGCAGAGAGCATTGAAGAgaatgcagtttaaaaaactGGCTACTGTGGCAGTGTGGGTGTAATCTAGCATCAGCTGCAGGTAGAGAGATCCTCGATATGTTGGTGGTCTGGGTGACTACCCAGACCACCAACATGCAGCCGGCCCACCTGCCTCCTCTCCTGATCCGGTGGGGAGATATAGCATACCGGTACATATTCAAGGGggtatgtaaatatgtgtgtgtgtatatatggtgccagttgtgtatatatatggtGCCTTGCgctatcaaccaatcagagcagcaaaacatgtgacttcaaatctggaccGGTAACACTCCTGTGTCAGTGATCATATCAAACCCGCCCCACCCACTTTGTATTTGTTACAAAACACTTTTGTTTGCATTGAAACCTTCCAGTCTGTGTCCATGGCGAAATCTGAGCCCCCATTGACACTCTCCTGTCACAGCTACATGAAGAATGAATGCTGAGTAAATGAAGAAGTACCTCAACCTGTTCAGTCAACTCATCCACATTACTGgagattgtttaaaaaaatattgtcacATTATCATTATGGATTATTTggtaaagtaaaacaaaacagatggatATTTGATTTAGTCAAATGGGACCCAATCATAGACCTACCTAGCTGGAGCTGTGGGGTAAATAACTCTGATGTGGCTGAATGCCAGATCTGGCACCATAACATCTCTAACCCAGGCTCTCAGTCCCTGCCCAGTGTCACCTAGATgtggaaattgaaaaaaatcagaGTTAGATTACAAACAGTAGTAATGATGGGCAGTTAATTAGACCATATGGCTTGCAAGATGATAATGAAGATGAACCCTGGATAATGACATAATGTGTCAGCTTCAGTTATTATTATACTCTAAATGATGGCAGCATGTAAAACAAGCATGTTTGACACTGATGACTCTGAAACGTGTCCATATTTAACTGTCATGGTTCATTCAATATACTGCCAAGGCAGCTTAAGACCGGTATCTCCATTAGAGTAGAGGGTatttaatatacaaatacacaacaaataTGACTgcagctctgattggttggtaTAAAGCTGTGTGAACACAGCTAACcactaattaaaataataaagatatttAGATGCCAGTTAGGTGTTGCTACTgttaatcatttttgtttaggtgcagttaaatgtttacatttcctGGTGGAAGagtagaataaaacaataacagaacaaaaatgaATAACAGCAGAATAATGAGAGGAATgacataacaataaaaatattgttctgtccactttcaacacattttactATTAAATGCAACCTCACGCTATGAAATTAACAATATTCCAAATACAACAGAGCTTTTTCAtcgcagacattttgacatgtcatagcaaGAAAATCACAGGTGTGATTAATCCATCTAAAAAGGAAAGGGATTCTGTCCTCAAATAAGTCACTATTTAACAGTCTGGTCAAGTGCAACATTTTCAGGCAATACTTCCTTGTCTGGTCCagtaaaataatgcattttgagTGTAGGACTACCTATTCCTGGTTAAATGCTCTACCTGTGGAATGGTTGTGTTTcttgtacatactgtaattctCAAATGCTCCTCAGTGTAGGACCTTCCTTTGATCATACACTTTTTACCACCTTCAGCACACAATGTCAGTTCATCACATTCTTTCTGTATGTCTAGTCAATAAATGCATAGTTCAAGAGATCGTCACGTATGTAGAATGCATATCAAGCCGATGTTTGACCGTATGCAGAAACTCTGCCAGTTTTTTCACTAGAGCATGTAGGCCTACTGATAGAGCCCAGCCTCTAATGAACAAGTCAAGCCCTCGGACCAAAAGCTTTTACCCAAGACATGTTGAGATGAAGGAAGCTTAAGACATTCTCCTTTTCACCATAAAATTGGCATCATAGTAGATACAGGAGCTAAAATATCTGGTAGTCTAATAAAGTATTTGGCTCATATGTCAGTTTATTCCTGAATTTGGCAAAGCTGTTATTAAGCATTAAACCCAGGTGACAGtcttcatttgaaaacattggGTATTAACACAGCACATCCAAACGTGCTTAATGAGGAACACActtgttttaaatatacaaGGCTGTGGTTTGTCACATCTGTCGGGTTTTACTTTAATTCTATTCAGGTCTTATATGTGGCTGTTGcatttttactgtgtttatttctaTGTTGACTATTTTATTCTGCCATTTTGCACATTACACATGACAGCTAAGCATTTCGTGATCGAATCAGGGTTTCCACTGAAACTGATGACTGACACTCAAGCATACTTAGGATGGGGGCACATACGTATCAGTGGATTTTCTGTAACGTCAATACAGTTCTGCTGCAATGAGGGTTTCCATAACGAGCACAGAAATCCCATCCTGTGCGGATTAAGAACTACGGATCAGCATCTCAAGGAAACACGTGCAAGGGGATGATTAGAGGGGAGGTTAGTGTTTCAAATCACTTTAAAATTAGCTTCTCAGCAAACAGCTTAGTTATTCAAACTAGAGGTCATTATCACTGCTTTATGGTCATTCCTGTGCTAACGTATCGCACCTACAATAGCCAGGAGAACACACAACTGACAAACAGCAGTTAGCAACGTTTATGTAAATGAACTAAATCACCAGAGACCCGCTGAAGTGTAAAAGAGACTGCTGAGCACCTGAACCATGCAAGAAGATAATCGAGGCGGAGTGTTTGCCTGTTGGAGAAACGGCACACATTTGAAGCTTCCTCGCGGCAGCCATGGCAGCATGAAGGAAATCACGCGAGAGTGTCGGACAGCGCCTCGCCTGGAGAGTGGACGAGATCAggcggcagcagcaggaggcGGTGGCAAAAGTTGCAGTCATATCGTTTCCAGCAGCCTTCAGATAATATACAGGAAGTCACCGGAACATTTACATCCTGTTAGATCCATCTGGAGGCTACCTGTAGTTTGCAGAATGTATTTCTTGCTTTAATGCAATTATCCAATAAATAACCAATACATTTATCAGAACTGAACTTTGACTCAGTGTAAATAAGTTTTCTTTAGCAGTTACTGTTATGTGATATGTAGCCAGAGAATAATTCCTACTTTGCACATAAATTCCACTGTATCAATCACCTTATTGGGCATATGAGTTGTGGTTtgtgatatttaatatttaatcatacaaatgtaagaaatagaaaaacaaactttgtacCAATGAATTGATGATACTTTTTAGGTCTAAGTTTGCCTATCATATCCAGGCATTGTATTCCatcctttgttctttttatgtctgccttgtaaagcactttgtaattgcttgttttaataacctttattattattatcaaccgCACAAGATATGTTTGTTAACAGATTAAACCTTCATTGCACAACATGGGGCTAATGATAGCAGTCAACTTTTTAAATCTGACCGCGTTCACCCCAATTACCGGCCCCATTGATCTTGCCGTACAATCAAAGTAAAATCTCCTGACTCTCAGTGTCCTGTCTGAAAAATGTCAACgtttttcattcagtgtttcaCTCTGTTTCGGAAACTACTGATAATTTTAGATTCTatcacattcaattcaatttagttttatttatatagcgccaattcataacagaagttatctcattgcacttttcctacagaccgtactctttataatattatttacagagacccaacaaatcccaccatgagcaagcacttggagacagtggcaaggaaaaatgtcctttaagaggcagaaaccttggacagaaccagactcaatggtgggcggccatctgccgctgccgtgttgggttttgagagagagagagagagagagagagagagagagagagagaagggggaggggagagagaagaatttggaaatagtaataatgtaatggtagtggtaatattaatattaataaattaataataataggaatgacagtcataggaataataatgagaatgataataacagagccaataacaacaattgtagtagcagttgtcgagcaggaacaagggggcagcaggtggcccacaaccacagatccagtctctgcagctccagaggtagaaatacctgctgaaagcgacagaaggagagaggagagaaacgagaaagcacaaaactacgggagagagaagatgtcgatttagtaacatgcagtaatgggataaaaatgcatacagatagagagggagaggaggagagagaaaatcatgggaagtctcctggcagtctaggcctatagcagcataactaaggggtggttcaggactcacacaagccagccctaactataggaaaaggaaaggaaagtaCCAATGAAAACAGTAGAGAGgcaattacagaatgtaaatacactgaatagttgttgctgaaaaaaacagaccataaatagtatAAAAAATGAGGTTCTGAACTAATGGCAGTGGAATTTGCCTTTGCTTTTTCCCTGTATCGTGACACCATCTGTTCTGTCTTCCCTGACTGCAGGGCCGAGATGGACAACCAGCTATCCACCATCTTGGAAATAGCCCTGTGGTTCGGTGGCACTGGTTTCTATACATACCACGTCCTTTTCGCATCCTAGGCCACAGGCCGCCTCCAGCAGTTCAACCAGGGCGACTACTGGGGTGCACTTGATTCAGAGCTCTACTGCCGCATTTTCATAGCACGCTCTTCCCTTCACACCCATCCACCAAATGTGTTATCCTGCCCTTTGACCCCATCTGCACCTACCAGGGAGGACAGCCATCTGCCTCAGACACCTGAATATTGCCATCCGCATCATCCTCCAAGGTCGATCCTTCCTCTCCCACTTACTCCCGACCAATCAGTGGTGTTCAGCTCTGCAAACTTCAGCCCAATAGCTCCTGAACCATCACAATGTACTGCCCCCACAGCAGGGACTGCTTTTACACCTGGAACAATCCAACAGGAAAAGATTTGGTTCCTCCAGTCAAAACTCCTCAAAAGGTTCTTGGTCCCCTAGGAAGGTTCCTGCGCTGTAAATGCCCTATATGACAAGTAGCACTGAAGCTTTTCTGGAGGCTCCTGGTGGAACAACTCCCTAAGACACTTAATGTCTTGTCTGATCATTTGTCACCCATTTGTATGTTGCTAATGAAAATTAGAATTACTCTCAAATTCAAGGCTTTTTGATTAGTGACAGTTTGATTTCAAAATAGTGATATTATTATAAAGCTTTTTCAAAGTCCAGGCTGATTGTCCTGTATCTGTGTAATCTGCAGGTGTTTAATACTGAAGCTGATTTCAGCTCTCCGGGGCTCAGCAGTAAAGTGGACAGAGAACAACAGCCTCAGTATTCTGTAGTTTGAACTTCACATCTGACTCACTGAGTATTAtcaaaaaaacatgacattgttGGCCTTCTCTTGATTATTGCATAGGTTTGGCGCAAGCCAAATTGCAGTAATGCAGAAAGTATTTCTGCGTGAAATTTGCCTTCAATGAGATGATTGCATCATTATGCAGATAAATGGCTGCTGCCAGAGCGGATGGAATATTTGTGAAATTGGGAGGATGTGTATCTTCTTCAGTGAACCCAGTGTGGCTGCTGTTTATTGTTTTAGGATCCTGATATTCATCTAAATGAGACAGATGAAAACTCAGATCATGCT is part of the Siniperca chuatsi isolate FFG_IHB_CAS linkage group LG9, ASM2008510v1, whole genome shotgun sequence genome and encodes:
- the lyplal1 gene encoding lysophospholipase-like protein 1, producing the protein MTATFATASCCCRLISSTLQARRCPTLSRDFLHAAMAAARKLQMCAVSPTGKHSASIIFLHGSGDTGQGLRAWVRDVMVPDLAFSHIRVIYPTAPARPYTPMRGALSTVWFDRYKISRDCPEHLESIDAMCSTLGSIIQDEVNAGIPKHRMVIGGFSMGGAMALHLVCRYHPDVAGVFALSSFLNKDSVTFQAVEERLGAGLSISELFQCHGTSDDLVLHQWGEDTSVLLRKAGMTTTFHSFPGLHHQVSQPEMELLRNWILNMLPPTSSS